A genome region from Portunus trituberculatus isolate SZX2019 chromosome 40, ASM1759143v1, whole genome shotgun sequence includes the following:
- the LOC123515911 gene encoding techylectin-5B-like translates to MAVVLWAILLNTMVTLAGKPQAILGLQHRLLKTSNNLRMDRGDIYGDKGFGLNNILPWWTLKGNEKHPMTAKPRSAPKKKNEALSVPVGVMTSNNYTKKKMMHYERVKRELEPIIFKEYNVVLVMLYLYECLYEKLSLLNELLLQLEKIFNLEYIAQRKPIGSCSELLHHKKQSGYYTIYIDDGMVRPVTVYCDMETRGGGWLEVQRRRKNIEKHVNFTRGWNSYKLGFGNPETEFWLGLENLHILTNRQKYELRIDLKSEDGKTAYAQYDNFYVDGEGEDYRLHVSGFMGTAGDAFGGKYDTEDGGDIPRGVPFSTVDRDRSSGNCSSKYCGGWWYLNCGWNRLNSPHFSTIEHYRQGMKWSTFTAKVIEDSTMMIRPVANSDISTELSTCTCAREGKGTIISFWTM, encoded by the coding sequence atggcagtggtgctttGGGCAATTCTGCTCAACACTATGGTGACGTTAGCAGGCAAGCCACAAGCGATTTTAGGACTTCAGCATCGCTTACTGAAGACCAGTAACAATCTTAGAATGGATAGAGGTGACATCTATGGAGATAAAGGTTTTGGGCTGAACAATATCTTGCCTTGGTGGACACTGAAGGGCAACGAAAAACACCCAATGACGGCTAAGCCTCGCTCGGcaccaaagaagaagaatgaggctCTTTCGGTACCAGTAGGCGTTATGACCAGTAACAactacacaaagaaaaaaatgatgcatTATGAACGTGTGAAACGAGAGCTGGAGCCTATAATTTTTAAAGAATATAATGTTGTATTAGTCATGTTGTACTTGTATGAGTGTTTGTATGAAAAACTAAGTCTATTAAATGAGCTGCTGCTTCAACTAGAGAAGATCTTCAATTTAGAATACATTGCCCAAAGGAAACCTATAGGGAGCTGTTCCGAGCTATTACACCACAAAAAACAATCTGGTtattatactatatatatagaCGACGGCATGGTGAGGCCCGTTACCGTGTACTGCGACATGGAGACAAGGGGCGGAGGCTGGTTGGAGGTGCAGCGTCGCCGTAAAAATATCGAGAAACATGTCAATTTCACTCGGGGATGGAATTCTTATAAACTGGGCTTCGGCAATCCAGAGACCGAGTTCTGGCTCGGACTAGAAAACTTGCATATTCTTACTAATCGGCAAAAGTATGAATTACGAATAGATCTCAAAAGCGAGGATGGCAAAACTGCCTATGCCCAATACGACAACTTTTACGTAGATGGGGAGGGTGAGGACTATCGCCTGCATGTCTCAGGATTCATGGGAACTGCTGGTGATGCATTCGGAGGAAAATATGACACTGAAGACGGAGGAGACATACCAAGAGGAGTGCCGTTCTCCACAGTGGACCGTGATCGTTCATCAGGAAACTGTTCTTCGAAGTATTGTGGCGGCTGGTGGTACTTGAACTGTGGATGGAACAGACTGAACTCTCCTCATTTTTCAACGATTGAACATTATAGACAAGGAATGAAATGGTCTACCTTTACTGCAAAAGTCATTGAAGATTCCACTATGATGATCAGACCAGTAGCAAACAGTGACATCTCCACGGAACTATCTACTTGTACTTGTGcgagggaaggtaaaggaacGATCATAAGTTTTTGGACAATGTAA